A part of Salvelinus alpinus chromosome 23, SLU_Salpinus.1, whole genome shotgun sequence genomic DNA contains:
- the LOC139551275 gene encoding protein rtoA-like yields the protein MTSQQRSTAPAPTSLASVYKAKVRQKSGAGSTGAETKMVFVFAKTLLTIGALTEKYFQTGQICKWCNNLGKVLAKSLVVTSHSKDGECWYRKVIDDLDFCPDRFTIESILSGCITAGYGNCTACNRRALQRVVCSALCLSSRTPTSPDVTEGPVRSEPARRKCHARVGIQPGQIVLAQRSWSPVRRFGPGYPAPALRTVSPVRCDCSSGASSDGLQSGAFSDGLQSGASSDGPQSGASSDDPWHEASSDDPWHEAASDDPWHEASSDDPWHEASSDEPWHEASSDDPWHEASSDDPWHEASSDDPWHEATSDDPWHEASRDDPWHGASRDDPWHGASSDGLQSGASNEGPQSGASNDGLQSRASSDGLQSGGCNEGLQSGACSEGPQSGACSEGPRTRGATKVGGARGGAGSASRTGATTRVDAHPDPPL from the exons ATGACAAGCCAGCAAAG GAGCACAGCCCCTGCTCCTACTTCGCTGGCATCAGTGTACAAAGCAAAAGTACGACAGAAATCTGGAGCAGGCAGCACTGGTGCAGAGACCAAAATGGTCTTTGTCTTCGCAAAAACCCTCCTGACAATCGGGGCTCTAACGGAGAAATACTTTCAGACTGGTCAAATCTGCAAGTGGTGCAACAACCTGGGAAAAGTTCTTGCAAAAAGCCTGGTAGTAACCAGCCATTCCAAAGATGGAGAATGCTGGTACAGGAAGGTTATTGATGACCTCGACTTTTGCCCGGACCG attcaccattgagagcatcctgtcaggctgtatcaccgccgggtacggcaactgcaccgcctgcaaccgcagagctctccagagggtggtgtgttcTGCCCTCTGCCtttcctccaggacacctacatcacccgatgtcacagaagg cccggtgcgctcggaGCCAGCTCGCCGCAAGTGCcacgctagagtgggcatccagccagggcagaTTGTGTTAGCTCAGCGCTCttggtctccggtgcgccgtttcggcccagggtatcctgcgccagctctgcgcactgtgtctccggtgcgctgtGACTGCTCA tccggagcctccagcgacggtctccagtcgggagccttcagcgacggtctccagtccggagcctccagcgacggcccccagtccggagcctccagtgatgatccatggcacgaagcctccagtgatgatccatggcacgaagccgccagtgatgatccatggcacgaagcctccagtgatgatccatggcacgaagcctccagtgatgaaccatggcacgaagcctccagtgatgatccatggcacgaagcctccagtgacgatccatggcacgaagcctccagtgacgatccatggcacgaagccaccagtgatgatccatggcacgaagcctccagggacgatccatggcacggagcctccagggacgatccatggcacggagcctccagcgacggcctccagtccggagcctccaacgagggTCCTcaatccggagcctccaacgacggcctccagtccagagcctccagcgacggtctccagtccggaggcTGCAACgagggtctccagtccggagcctgcagcgagggtccccagtccggggcctgcagcgagggtccccgcaccagaggcgccaccaaagtggggggagctagaggtggagcggggtctgcttcccgcaccggagccaccaccagggtagatgcccacccggaccctcccctatag